In Gigantopelta aegis isolate Gae_Host chromosome 6, Gae_host_genome, whole genome shotgun sequence, the following are encoded in one genomic region:
- the LOC121375595 gene encoding 28S ribosomal protein S9, mitochondrial-like produces the protein MALPIGRAWHVRLCLVNFKVLIRSSILNRCAVHSASLLRNVDTPTSPPSAELNHPEQPKPVTKAERISKAMVAYLQRATAHDNMIKDQIAEYEIGKRHLANIMGEDPDSFSQEDVDRAVEYLLPSGLFEKKARPLMKHPYEVFPQKKLAQFGADGRPFHFLFYTGKPNYYQLMYDATWKYEALKTEEDRLVKKGLLSTIEHKKLSLYGSEWVVHDTLQTMLVEKFGPQDHTRFALLMERLANHPLSFMEEEFIMKYRRKLTAQSLTQAVPKPLVDDEGREFMTAKGLRKSSTAEVTVWIKGSGKLTINGQDLEYFSRLSDYEQIMFPLQFLDMIGKVDVVATVSGGGPTGQAGAIRLALAKALTSFVEASTVEKMRLAGLLQVDFRRRERKKPGQVKARKKNTWKKR, from the coding sequence ATGGCGCTCCCCATTGGACGCGCTTGGCACGTTCGACTGTGTTTAGTTAATTTTAAGGTTTTAATAAGATCCAGTATTCTTAATCGTTGTGCAGTTCATTCTGCATCCTTGTTACGAAATGTTGATACACCTACTTCACCACCTAGTGCTGAATTAAATCACCCAGAGCAGCCAAAACCCGTGACAAAAGCGGAGAGAATCAGTAAAGCTATGGTGGCCTATCTTCAAAGAGCCACAGCACACGACAACATGATTAAAGACCAAATAGCAGAATACGAGATTGGAAAGCGACACCTGGCGAACATTATGGGCGAGGATCCAGATTCGTTTTCTCAAGAAGACGTGGACAGAGCAGTAGAATATCTTCTACCTTCGGggctttttgaaaaaaaagcaaGACCTTTGATGAAACACCCGTATGAAGTGTTTCCCCAGAAGAAGCTAGCTCAGTTTGGGGCTGATGGCCGTCCTTTTCACTTCTTGTTTTACACGGGTAAGCCGAACTACTACCAGCTCATGTACGATGCGACATGGAAATATGAAGCTCTGAAGACCGAGGAGGATCGTCTCGTTAAAAAGGGACTTTTATCAACGATAGAGCACAAGAAACTGTCTCTGTATGGAAGTGAATGGGTGGTGCATGACACACTACAGACCATGTTGGTGGAAAAGTTTGGTCCTCAAGATCATACTCGATTCGCTTTGTTGATGGAAAGACTTGCCAATCACCCTCTGTCTTTCATGGAGGAAgaatttattatgaaatatcGGCGAAAGCTCACAGCACAGTCTTTAACCCAGGCTGTTCCCAAACCATTGGTCGATGATGAAGGCAGGGAATTTATGACGGCCAAGGGCTTGCGGAAGAGTTCTACCGCAGAAGTCACTGTGTGGATAAAAGGGTCGGGAAAACTGACAATCAATGGTCAAGATCTTGAATACTTCAGTCGATTGTCAGATTACGAACAAATCATGTTTCCGTTGCAGTTTCTTGACATGATCGGAAAGGTTGACGTGGTTGCCACGGTCAGTGGAGGAGGTCCCACAGGCCAGGCTGGCGCCATACGATTGGCTCTCGCCAAAGCCCTGACAAGTTTTGTGGAGGCTAGCACCGTTGAGAAAATGAGACTTGCTGGTCTCCTACAGGTAGACTTTAGACGACGGGAGAGGAAGAAACCAGGACAAGTGAAAGCCCGAAAGAAAAATACTTGGAAAAAACGTTAA